AAGGGGGACGGCGGGTGGATCAATGCTGGTTTTTTTGTCATGGAGCCGGGTGTATTTGATTATATTGCGGGTGATGAGACGGTCTTGGAAAAAGAGCCGTTGGAGGGATTGACCAAGGCGAATCAACTGATGGCCTTCAAACATACCGGTTTTTGGCAGCCAATGGATACGCTTCGAGATAAAAACTACTTGGAAAAACTGTGGAAATCCGGAAAGGCAGCATGGGCAACCAGCCGAATATAAGGAGGAAGCAGGAGTGGGCGGATTAAACGAGAACAGTGAAGAAGTTTTTTCTCCGATCGGATACGGGGACATAACGATCGATTGTGGAGCGAATTATGGGGTTATTTCACAAAAAATGGCGGATAAAGGCGCCCTCGTCTTTGCTTTTGAACCGAATCCATACGTATTTGAGGAATTGAAAAAAAGGGTTGGTTCCTATCCCAATGTCGTATGTATAAACAAAGCGGTATGGCATAAAAACGACAAGCTGCGCTTGCATTTGCATGATCTTTACCATACCGATCCGGCAGGGTCTGCGTATGCCTCTTCTCTTTTGACGAATCATCCTGTTACGAATCCCGATAAGTATGTAGAGGTTGAGGTAATCGATTTGACACAGTTCATCCAGATGCTCAATCGGCCGATCAAATTAATCAAAATAGATATCGAGGGAGCAGAATTTGAACTGTTGGAAAAAATCGTAGAACAAAATTTACACCTGCAAGTAGAAAAAATCGTTGTAGAAAATCATGAATGGCTGATCGAAGGCTTGAAAGCGAAAGCCGATCACTTTCGGAGGGTCATGCAAGAAAAACAAATTCACAACATCGACTTGAACTGGATATAAGAAGAGTGCATAGCAGGTGAAGGGGAGAGATCCCAAATGAAGATACTTGTGACCGGCGCGACAGGCTTTCTCGGAAGCCAGCTCGTAAAAGCGCTGCTATTGGACGGACATACCCTCATCCTTTTAAAAAGGAGCACTTCCGATTGCTCGCGTATCCAGGACATACTGCCTGATTTGATTACGTATGATACAGATCGCGGTCAATGGGAAGCTCCTTTTTTCAAGCAGGGGAAAATCGATGCGATCATCCATACGGCAACCTGTTATGGACGCAACAACGAGAGCAATGCCACAATGGTAGATGCCAATGTGACCTTTCCGCTTAAACTGCTGGATATGGCTATGCGCATTGGTACCCCTGTTTTTCTAAATACAGATACGTTTTCCAGTGCGCCCACCCGATTATCCAATCATCTACAACCATATAATTTGACGAAGCGTCAATTTCGAGAATGGGGAAAATGCTTAGCAGATACATCTTCCTTGCAATTCATCAACGTCCGGCTGGAGCATGTGTATGGTCCTTATGACAATACGAATAAGTTTGTCCCTTCTGTCATCAAAAGCTGTCTCGAAAATCAACCAGAACTAAGGCTAACAGAAGGAAAGCAAGCCAGGGACTTTATTTATGTGGAGGATGTCGTTTCTGCCTACCGCGTGCTTTTGGCCCATGCTGCCCGTCTACCCGCAGGCTTTACGGAATACCAGGTAGGGACAGGTACTGCTACCTCGATCCGGGAGTTTGTAGAACTGGTTCATCAGATGACGCATTCTAGGACAGTCCTGAAGTTCGGATCGATTACGTATTCAGATAGGGAAATCATGCATTCACAAGCAGATACCCGATCGCTGCAAGCACTAGGGTGGAAACATCGAGTGAAGCTGGAGGATGGATTGAGAAAGGTAATGGCCACTTTCAAATAGCAACGCAACAAAAAACATGGCGAGCCAACAGCCATGTTTTTATTATGTGCGCTTAATCGAGGAAAGTCTTGTTTGTGCAGAAAAGATCAGCGTGGAAAGGTTTCATTTCGTCTAATAAATGGTTGTAGTTCTTCACTTTTACCACCGTATTGTCCCGCTTGAAAATATAAATATGGGTAAACAATTTCTCCAGCAGTGTGTATAGCACGAGTGGATGTCTGCCGAAGTTTTCCCTGATGCTTTCTGGGTTGAATTCAATGATTACATCCGGGTCCCACTGCTTAAGCGTTCGCATGGCACTTTCCAAGACGACGACCTCCGAGCCTTCCACGTCAATTTTAATGAGGTCGATGCGCGAGATCATATTTTGCTCTACCCAGTCATCCAGCCTGACACATGATATGAATTGCGTGGATTTCCCCACGTCTTCTGGCTCATGCGGGATATAAGACCATCCGCCTCCACGTGGATCGTCATTAAAATGAATGTTCCCGTTGCGGTCCGCTATTCCGAGCTGAAGTGGCTCGACATTGGTGATGTGATTCTCGGCCAGGTTCCGCAGGAGATAAGGATAATTGGCATCGGAGGGTTCGAATGCGTACACCCTGCCTAGAGGTGCGAGATAGCTCAGGGCGAGCGAGATCGGACCGATGTTTGCTCCGATGTCTAGGCAAACATGGTCAGGTTGTACGATTTTTTTCAGAGGAAGGATAACGTAGTCTTCATAATATCCTTTGTAATACTCCATAAAGTACAGGACGCTTTGATCGGAGTCGTCCCCATAGACGGTAAAGGTTCGATTGTCAAACGGCAGGTGAAAGTCAACTTTCTTCATCGAATTTGTTGCTCCTTCAAGTGGATTGTAGATCATGATGATGTCATTTCCTACGACAAATAGGAGGTCAGGACGAAGAGAATGAACGAATTCTCGTAGTTCCTGGATAGTGGGATAATCTTTCAACAATGGATTGGGACCAATAAAGCAGCGAGCATCATCAATCAAAATGACGTGATTTTGAACAGAATGCTGCAGAATGGCAGCTAACTCATGCAAGATAGGGGTGTCCAGGTCTCCCTTGGCTGCCTCCGTTGAGCGCGGGATGTAATGACCGTCCAGCCAAAACAGGCAGGGTGTTGTAACAGAGTGCATCAGGTTGGTCAATACTTCTCCACTGTCACCGTGGAGGATATGGATGTGGCTGTCACCTGAGAATCTCTCTTTTGCCGCTATAAACAATGCTTCATCCAGCTCAATGGAAACGAGCAGGTCGAAATGGTTTTTCATCGCTTCCAACATGTCGCCCTTAAACGTGCCTGTCTCGATCAAGGTGCGGATGCCCATCGTTTTCGCTATATGCTTGATCTTCGACTTTTTCAAATCGTTTGTCGGTGCTTCCAACAGCCAAAAATCCCAAGTTTCTTGTTCTGTTAACGGAAACGGGATTCGGCGCTCCTTCCTCCACGTCTCCCGAATTTGCTGCATGCGAGACATACAAAGATGACCTCCTTTCAATGACATTAGCGTGCGACGGAAGAAAAGACAGCCAATGTTTCGCGTGCGCATTTCTCCCACGAAAAATGCTTGGCTTGATGGATGCCTTTGGCAACCAGGTCTGCTCTTGCCTCAGGTGTCAAATAAAGATGGGCGAGCTTCACCGCGATATCATCGGAAATATTCGGATCGAAGGTGAGAGCAGCGTCACCCACCACCTCAGGAATGCTCCCTGCATTGGAGCATACGATGGGAATGTTGGACTTCATGGCCTCTACCAGCGGAATGCCAAAGCCTTCGAAGAGGGAAGGGAAGCAAAGGAACTGAGCATTCCGATACAAGTAAGGCATCTCTTCCTGCGGTACGTAATGGAGCCATTTGACTTGGTCCCACAGCTGGTTATTTGTGATGTAATTCATGACGTTTTGATGGGCCTCTTGAGCAAAACCGGTGAAAACCATGGGAATTCGTATTTGGTGTTTATCCCGCAAAGTGACAAGTGCTTTGAATACATTCAGGTGATTTTTGTGGTGCCATGTATTCGCAGGGAAAAAGCCGTATTCGCTGGGCAACTTATACTTTTGTATGACCTGTTGGTTGAGTGCCTCATTATGCGGCAAGGAAAATTCCCGCGAGGCATCCAGGTGGATTGCGTGTACTTTATGCGGAGGAAGCCCGAATTTTTGGAGGATCGTTTGCTTGGAAAACTCCGACAGCGTCAGCACGGCACTGCAACGCTCTGCAGACGATTTGTAGTTGTCCAGTCGCCAGCGTAAGGAATGAGCATCGAAAAACTCCGGGTAATACTCGTGCTGGATATCTGGAATGTTGATCACAGAAGGGATTGTGACATCGGTTGGATTTAAGACGAGCAGCGGACAAAACCACAAATTCAACTGTAGGGAGTTAATCCAGTAATGAAGCATTGCGTGTGCATTACCATGGTCGGGGACCATGAATTTGCGAACATTTTTTTGCGCCTCGAAGGTATGGAAGTTGTGTGAGGATAAAAAAAGAAACCACTGATGACCGTCCCCAGCATTCATCGAGTAGGCCAGCAAGTTCCTGACATACTGTTCCATCCCGCCGATTTTGCCAGGAATCACTGACATCAGGTTTATTCCGACTCTCATGTTGGGATCCTCCCTTGCACGTGAGGATGTGCCATGTACCATGCGATCGTTTTCTCCAATCCAGCGAGTAAAGACGTTTGAGCCACGAAGCCGAACCGTTCTTTTGCTTTGGTTATATCTAAAAGGCGGCGCGGTTGTCCGTCTGGCTTGGTATTATCCCATTCGATCTCTCCCTGGAAGCCGCTTAGCTGTTTAATTGTTTCTGCTAAGCTTTTGATGGAGATTTCATGACCAGAACCGATATTGACCGGTTCAGATTGATCATAGCTCACAGTTGCAGCGATAATCGCCTGTGCAGCATCTTCGACATATATGAACTCGCGTGTGACGCTGCCTGTTCCCCAGAGAA
This genomic stretch from Brevibacillus brevis harbors:
- a CDS encoding FkbM family methyltransferase; the protein is MGGLNENSEEVFSPIGYGDITIDCGANYGVISQKMADKGALVFAFEPNPYVFEELKKRVGSYPNVVCINKAVWHKNDKLRLHLHDLYHTDPAGSAYASSLLTNHPVTNPDKYVEVEVIDLTQFIQMLNRPIKLIKIDIEGAEFELLEKIVEQNLHLQVEKIVVENHEWLIEGLKAKADHFRRVMQEKQIHNIDLNWI
- a CDS encoding NAD-dependent epimerase/dehydratase family protein is translated as MKILVTGATGFLGSQLVKALLLDGHTLILLKRSTSDCSRIQDILPDLITYDTDRGQWEAPFFKQGKIDAIIHTATCYGRNNESNATMVDANVTFPLKLLDMAMRIGTPVFLNTDTFSSAPTRLSNHLQPYNLTKRQFREWGKCLADTSSLQFINVRLEHVYGPYDNTNKFVPSVIKSCLENQPELRLTEGKQARDFIYVEDVVSAYRVLLAHAARLPAGFTEYQVGTGTATSIREFVELVHQMTHSRTVLKFGSITYSDREIMHSQADTRSLQALGWKHRVKLEDGLRKVMATFK
- a CDS encoding FkbM family methyltransferase — translated: MSRMQQIRETWRKERRIPFPLTEQETWDFWLLEAPTNDLKKSKIKHIAKTMGIRTLIETGTFKGDMLEAMKNHFDLLVSIELDEALFIAAKERFSGDSHIHILHGDSGEVLTNLMHSVTTPCLFWLDGHYIPRSTEAAKGDLDTPILHELAAILQHSVQNHVILIDDARCFIGPNPLLKDYPTIQELREFVHSLRPDLLFVVGNDIIMIYNPLEGATNSMKKVDFHLPFDNRTFTVYGDDSDQSVLYFMEYYKGYYEDYVILPLKKIVQPDHVCLDIGANIGPISLALSYLAPLGRVYAFEPSDANYPYLLRNLAENHITNVEPLQLGIADRNGNIHFNDDPRGGGWSYIPHEPEDVGKSTQFISCVRLDDWVEQNMISRIDLIKIDVEGSEVVVLESAMRTLKQWDPDVIIEFNPESIRENFGRHPLVLYTLLEKLFTHIYIFKRDNTVVKVKNYNHLLDEMKPFHADLFCTNKTFLD
- a CDS encoding glycosyltransferase family 4 protein yields the protein MRVGINLMSVIPGKIGGMEQYVRNLLAYSMNAGDGHQWFLFLSSHNFHTFEAQKNVRKFMVPDHGNAHAMLHYWINSLQLNLWFCPLLVLNPTDVTIPSVINIPDIQHEYYPEFFDAHSLRWRLDNYKSSAERCSAVLTLSEFSKQTILQKFGLPPHKVHAIHLDASREFSLPHNEALNQQVIQKYKLPSEYGFFPANTWHHKNHLNVFKALVTLRDKHQIRIPMVFTGFAQEAHQNVMNYITNNQLWDQVKWLHYVPQEEMPYLYRNAQFLCFPSLFEGFGIPLVEAMKSNIPIVCSNAGSIPEVVGDAALTFDPNISDDIAVKLAHLYLTPEARADLVAKGIHQAKHFSWEKCARETLAVFSSVAR